A stretch of Antennarius striatus isolate MH-2024 chromosome 6, ASM4005453v1, whole genome shotgun sequence DNA encodes these proteins:
- the fkrp gene encoding ribitol 5-phosphate transferase FKRP translates to MRISLCQGLLTGAIILNLLILYYVSRAQQKMMDKRKELGRGARRASLPASGLAGGLGMLAGAGGDPGVIGGEGHSRGPRVTVLLREFENFENYVGDVANSFLRQRPELPFLAVADTLPYPPLVIPEGARLLVLSPSPDQPPQTHRPEFHVQTEFVLLVPDGVELEQHRSVERLIRELEGEGGGPVRLVAAPVLARSAVHCLHLRVNLREWTATYSPAASGSSGSVCTALQGDAVVLMRTEDLFNLSVPLGRPLFSSLFVQTALRGWKVKLLECPCFSSNHRPLFSSAHNQWKADTRLKEATGKLMRSFGLKRLLLPEGKEQWYGCSKETARCFGTVQDDTPDYLYLDRWTPPCCLRALRETTKYVINILESSGVRYWLEGGTLLGAVRHQDIIPWDYDVDLGIYLEDVPNCDHLKNLDSGSLVDANGYVWERAVEGDFYRVQYSEANHLHVDLWPFYPRNGVMTKDTWTEHKQDVEFPEHFLQPLVPMSFAGITAYGPNNHRAFLELKFGEGVIENPQYPNSAKKRLDRSKL, encoded by the coding sequence ATGCGGATCAGTCTCTGCCAGGGCCTGCTGACCGGCGCCATCATCCTCAACCTCCTCATCCTCTACTATGTTTCCCGAGCTCAGCAAAAAATGATGGACAAGAGGAAGGAGCTGGGCCGGGGCGCGAGGAGGGCCTCCCTCCCAGCCTCTGGACTGGCAGGAGGCCTGGGGATGCTGGCTGGAGCTGGTGGTGACCCTGGGGTGATTGGAGGTGAAGGCCACAGTCGTGGCCCCCGTGTGACTGTTCTTCTCCGGGAGTTTGAAAACTTTGAGAATTACGTTGGAGATGTGGCGAATTCCTTCCTTCGCCAGAGACCTGAGCTTCCTTTCCTAGCTGTGGCCGACACGTTGCCGTACCCCCCACTGGTGATTCCAGAAGGAGCGCGGCTCCTGGTGCTCTCCCCCTCCCCTGATCAGCCGCCGCAAACTCACCGGCCAGAGTTCCACGTCCAGACGGAGTTTGTGCTGCTGGTGCCTGATGGGGTGGAGCTGGAGCAACATCGCTCCGTAGAGAGGCTGATCAGGGAGCTggagggtgagggtggggggccTGTGAGGTTGGTAGCTGCGCCTGTGTTGGCTCGATCCGCCGTTCATTGCCTCCACCTGCGGGTGAACCTCAGAGAGTGGACCGCCACCTACTCGCCAGCTGCGTCTGGCAGTAGTGGGAGTGTGTGTACGGCCTTGCAGGGAGACGCCGTGGTCCTCATGCGAACGGAGGACCTGTTCAACCTCTCCGTCCCTCTGGGACGGCCCCTCTTCTCCTCGCTCTTCGTCCAGACAGCCTTGAGGGGCTGGAAGGTGAAGCTGCTGGAGTGTCCGTGTTTCTCCTCCAACCACCGCCCCCTGTTCAGCTCCGCACACAACCAGTGGAAAGCCGACACCCGCCTCAAGGAGGCCACCGGGAAGCTGATGAGGAGCTTCGGTCTGAAGCGCCTCCTGCTGCCCGAGGGGAAGGAGCAGTGGTACGGCTGCAGCAAGGAGACGGCTCGCTGCTTTGGCACGGTGCAGGACGACACCCCCGACTACCTGTATCTGGATCGCTGGACACCCCCCTGCTGTCTGCGAGCCCTTAGGGAAACCACTAAGTATGTCATCAACATCCTGGAGTCTTCCGGTGTGCGCTACTGGCTGGAAGGGGGCACGCTGCTGGGGGCTGTCCGCCATCAGGACATCATACCGTGGGATTACGACGTGGACCTGGGCATCTACCTGGAGGACGTGCCCAACTGTGACCACCTGAAGAACCTGGACTCGGGTTCTCTGGTGGACGCTAACGGCTACGTGTGGGAGCGGGCCGTGGAAGGAGACTTCTACAGGGTTCAGTACAGCGAGGCCAACCACCTGCATGTCGACCTGTGGCCGTTCTATCCACGCAACGGAGTGATGACTAAGGACACGTGGACAGAGCACAAACAGGACGTGGAGTTCCCAGAACACTTCCTGCAGCCTCTGGTGCCCATGTCCTTCGCCGGCATCACTGCCTACGGTCCCAACAACCACAGAGCCTTCCTAGAGCTCAAGTTTGGAGAAGGGGTAATCGAGAACCCCCAATATCCCAACTCTGCCAAAAAGAGGCTGGACAGAAGCAAATTATGA